In Nitrospinota bacterium, the DNA window AAGAAAATGTGTTAGGGAAAATAAGGGGGAATCAATGAAGAAAATATTGTTTATTAATAAAGATGCAAATATCAGGTTACAATTTAAAAAGGAATTAGAAGAGGAGGGTTATGAGCTTTTAATAGCTTCCAATACAAAAGAAGGAGAAAAGATTGTTAATAATTTGCCACCAGATTTAATAATCCTTGATATAAGGATATCGGGTGTTGAAGGTATAGATTTTTTAAAAAACTTAAGAGATCAGGATAAAAAAATTCCCGTTATCATCTGCACACCTCATGGAGAGATCAAGCAAGATTTCCAAGCTTCAGCTAAAGATGTCTGTGTAGTCAAATCTGATGACTTAACAGAGCTTAAAGATGCTATTAAAAGGCTCTTTTCAACTACTTAATAATTTTTCCTAAAGATACAAAATTGTAAAGAACGTTATAGAAAGAGGATTTGATTAGGATTTGATCATTCCCTCCTTTTTATTGTTAATGATTGATAAAATCTTTTTTATCATTCTTTCTCTATGGGTTCCTGACCAATAAACCCTTTTACAATGAGGGCAGAGAGTAAAATTATCTATATTAAAAGAGACAAATTCGGGAACCCTATCTATTATTTCCTTCTTATCTGCAGGGATGACTTGTCTGTTGCATACTGTACAAAGTTTAAACATGTTGTCTTTTTTTAATTTATAGCTGTCTATTACCTCCTTTAGCTGTTCCAAGGGCCTAATCTTATGAATAAATAGGTATTTGTCAGCGATTCTTTTCTTTTTAAATTTAGTATTTTTGGTTAGTATAATTCGATTCTCTTTTTTCGCTATTTTTATTAGAGAATCAAGATCAGATTTACGATAAAAAAGGGTGTCGTATCCAAAAATCCTAAGCCATTTTACTAATTTTCCGAGGGTTGCATCTGCAATGAATTTCATCTGTTTTTGCTTTTTACCTCAATTTTTTAATTTATTGTTCCTTAATTTTGGTTTATCGTCAAGGGTATTTATCTCTAACATTTCACTTTACAATGTGTTATTTTTTTATCGTAGTCTCAAAATAATACCGATTCCAAAAGATGAAAGAGAGTTGTCCTTAATAAATCAATTTGGAGTCATTGTCTTTTTTTATTAGGTAATCTATATTAAGTAATGGAACTATTACTTGAAATTCTATCAAAGGTGGAATATAATCATAAAATAAAATTTAAGGAGAATAAATAAGTGCCTGTTGAATTGAGTGAAAGAAATAGGAAAATATTAAAAACAGTTGTAAAGAGTTATTTAGCTACTGCAGAGCCGGTTGGTTCTAGGACCCTCTCTAAAAAGCATGATATTGGATTAAGCCCAGCTACGATTAGGAATGTTATGGCAGATTTAGAAGAGACGGGACATCTTACACATCCTCATACATCAGCAGGAAGATTACCTACTGATAAAGGATATAGATATTATGTAGATTCATTAATGGATAATATTGTTTTGACTCCAGAGTTGGAAAGTGAGATTAAGAAGGGTTGTTTGAGCAAGGGTACTGAGATGGATGAGTTGATGAAATCAACCTCCATTATTTTATCCAAGATATCTCATCAAGCAGGGATAGTGGTATTGCCAAATTTAACCCAAATTTTTCTTAAACATATCTATTTTGTTAAACTGAGTTCAAAACAGTTGCTTGCGGTGTTTGTTTCAAAGACAGGATTGGTACAAAATAAAGTCATTAAGGCAGATGAGGATTTGTCTCAGGAAAAATTGGATAAGATATCAAAATATCTAAATGAAGAATTTGGTGGTTTGACCCTTAAAGTGATTAGAGAGAGAATATTAAAAGAGATTTCACTAGAGAAGGCAAAATACGATAAGTTATTTAGACATGCTCTAAAGTTAGCTAAAAAGGCATTTAAAAAACAAAAGTCATCTGCTACCGATATTTATATAGGTGGTACCAGCAATATTGTTAACCAGCCAGAATTTAAAGATAATGTAGAAAATATGAGATTGATTGTTGAAGCATTAGAGGACAAGGATAAACTAATAAAGATTCTGGATAGATGTATTGATGAAGGCGTTATAAATGTTATTATTGGTTCAGAGAATCACCTGCAGGAGTTACAGCATTGTAGTTTGATAACGAAAGGTTATCATAATAATGAAGGAACAATAGGTCTTCTAGGGATAGTTGGTCCCAAGAGAATGGAGTATCCCAAGGTAGTGGCTATTGTTGATTATACAGCTAATTTATTGAGTACGATTCTGATAGGGAAGTAGAGCGGTTAAACGATATATTAAAAATTTTAAAATTTCTTTCTGCATACCTTAAATTTCACCTTCCATTTGGATTTAATCACTGAAAGTATATCTTTAAAAAGATTCTGAAAGAATTTCTATAGATATATTCAAGATAATTAAGTAAAATAAATTGTATGAGATAGATTAAATAACTGATAAAAAGTTTTTTTATTTTTATGCATAGATTTTTCATCAAGCCAGAAAATATCAAACGAAATACAATCACACTTTCAAATGAAGATGTAACACGTATCAGAAGAGTATTGAGATGTAAGAAGGGAGATTGCATAAAGGTTCTTGATGGAAAAGGTGGGGAATATCTTGTTCAAATAGAAAAAATAGACCCAAACATAGTAAAGGGAAGGATTTTAGAAAGGACATTTATTAAAAATATCCCTGATGTGTCAGTTGTAATGGGACAGGGTATTCCAAAAGGGAGCAAGATGGATCTTATAGTTCAAAAGGCAACAGAATTAGGCGTGGACAAGATTATTCCTCTGATTACAGAAAGAACAGTGGTTAAGATAAATAATCAGTCCTCATATAAGAAGATAGAGAGGTGGAGGAGGATAGCAAAGGGGTCTTCAGAACAGAGTTGTAGGAGTTTTGTTCCGGAGATTTCTCATGTTATGGATTTATATCATTTTTTCTCGAAATACAGAGATGCTGATACAAAACTGATTCTTTGGGA includes these proteins:
- a CDS encoding response regulator is translated as MKKILFINKDANIRLQFKKELEEEGYELLIASNTKEGEKIVNNLPPDLIILDIRISGVEGIDFLKNLRDQDKKIPVIICTPHGEIKQDFQASAKDVCVVKSDDLTELKDAIKRLFSTT
- a CDS encoding Mut7-C RNAse domain-containing protein, whose amino-acid sequence is MKFIADATLGKLVKWLRIFGYDTLFYRKSDLDSLIKIAKKENRIILTKNTKFKKKRIADKYLFIHKIRPLEQLKEVIDSYKLKKDNMFKLCTVCNRQVIPADKKEIIDRVPEFVSFNIDNFTLCPHCKRVYWSGTHRERMIKKILSIINNKKEGMIKS
- the hrcA gene encoding heat-inducible transcriptional repressor HrcA, with protein sequence MPVELSERNRKILKTVVKSYLATAEPVGSRTLSKKHDIGLSPATIRNVMADLEETGHLTHPHTSAGRLPTDKGYRYYVDSLMDNIVLTPELESEIKKGCLSKGTEMDELMKSTSIILSKISHQAGIVVLPNLTQIFLKHIYFVKLSSKQLLAVFVSKTGLVQNKVIKADEDLSQEKLDKISKYLNEEFGGLTLKVIRERILKEISLEKAKYDKLFRHALKLAKKAFKKQKSSATDIYIGGTSNIVNQPEFKDNVENMRLIVEALEDKDKLIKILDRCIDEGVINVIIGSENHLQELQHCSLITKGYHNNEGTIGLLGIVGPKRMEYPKVVAIVDYTANLLSTILIGK
- a CDS encoding 16S rRNA (uracil(1498)-N(3))-methyltransferase, which codes for MHRFFIKPENIKRNTITLSNEDVTRIRRVLRCKKGDCIKVLDGKGGEYLVQIEKIDPNIVKGRILERTFIKNIPDVSVVMGQGIPKGSKMDLIVQKATELGVDKIIPLITERTVVKINNQSSYKKIERWRRIAKGSSEQSCRSFVPEISHVMDLYHFFSKYRDADTKLILWEEEKNIRFRDRLRNIDKIKELILVIGPEGGFSKKEIKRAEDEGFVSVGLGFSILRTETAPLVTLSVIQYILGNLG